A stretch of Lysobacter sp. K5869 DNA encodes these proteins:
- the fabG gene encoding 3-oxoacyl-ACP reductase FabG, with protein sequence MAMSGADKQARRALVTGGSGDLGGAICLRLAAQGWRVIVHANSGVERAQAVAARIREAGGAADAVAFDVADGEAARAAIAALLDAGPIQCVVNNAGIHDDAPMAGMSEAQWKRVVDVSLHGFFHVTQPLLLPMARTRFGRIVSVSSVAAVLGNRGQTNYAAAKAALHGASKSLAREMASRGITVNVVAPGVIEGRMAAEAFPPEAIKQMVPAGRAGRADEVAALVGFLCSDEAGYINGQVIGINGGMG encoded by the coding sequence ATGGCGATGAGCGGAGCGGATAAGCAGGCGCGGCGCGCCTTGGTGACCGGCGGCAGCGGCGATTTGGGCGGAGCGATCTGCTTGCGTCTGGCCGCGCAGGGCTGGCGGGTGATCGTGCACGCCAACAGCGGCGTCGAGCGCGCGCAGGCGGTGGCCGCGCGGATCCGCGAGGCGGGCGGCGCGGCGGACGCGGTGGCGTTCGACGTCGCCGACGGCGAAGCCGCGCGCGCGGCGATCGCGGCGCTGCTCGACGCCGGGCCGATCCAGTGCGTGGTCAACAACGCCGGCATCCACGACGACGCGCCGATGGCCGGCATGAGCGAGGCGCAGTGGAAGCGCGTGGTCGATGTCTCGCTGCACGGTTTCTTCCACGTCACCCAGCCGCTGCTGCTGCCGATGGCGCGCACCCGCTTCGGCCGCATCGTCAGCGTGTCCTCGGTCGCCGCGGTGCTCGGCAATCGCGGCCAAACCAACTACGCCGCGGCCAAGGCCGCGTTGCACGGCGCGTCCAAGTCGCTGGCGCGCGAGATGGCCAGCCGCGGCATCACCGTCAACGTCGTCGCGCCCGGCGTGATCGAAGGGCGCATGGCCGCCGAGGCGTTTCCGCCCGAGGCGATCAAGCAGATGGTGCCGGCCGGGCGCGCCGGGCGCGCCGACGAGGTCGCGGCGTTGGTCGGGTTCCTGTGTTCGGACGAAGCCGGTTACATCAACGGGCAGGTGATCGGGATCAACGGCGGCATGGGCTGA
- a CDS encoding phosphotransferase, translated as MQTRAAIAELIPHQGLMCLWDAVPEWDDERILARSGGHRDPAHPLRSGERLHAVHLCEYGAQLMAVHGGLLARAHGGRAKPGVLVALRGVELRAARIDDLPGELEGRARKLIATDDSWQYEFEISHAGEVLASGRAAVMARG; from the coding sequence ATTCAGACCCGCGCAGCCATCGCCGAGCTGATCCCGCACCAAGGTCTGATGTGCCTGTGGGACGCGGTGCCCGAATGGGACGACGAGCGCATCCTCGCGCGCAGCGGCGGCCATCGCGATCCGGCCCATCCGCTGCGCAGCGGCGAACGGCTGCACGCGGTGCATTTGTGCGAGTACGGCGCGCAGCTGATGGCCGTGCACGGCGGCCTGTTGGCGCGCGCGCACGGCGGCCGCGCCAAGCCCGGCGTGTTGGTGGCGCTGCGCGGCGTGGAGTTGCGCGCCGCGCGCATCGACGATCTGCCCGGCGAGTTGGAAGGCCGCGCGCGCAAGCTGATCGCGACGGACGACAGTTGGCAGTACGAGTTCGAGATTTCGCATGCCGGCGAGGTGCTTGCGAGCGGGCGCGCGGCGGTGATGGCGCGGGGCTAG
- a CDS encoding autotransporter outer membrane beta-barrel domain-containing protein, whose protein sequence is MTHSLPIEPTSSGQRGRRRGARGWVRGALAAAVALGLQLPGAALAADPVNYWDNGSGVWNAGNTNWTREDGSVGAWTPGVAAFRVAGANNDISVEGAQVFTGLGFSGANNLYRLSAGAGGALSIGAAQATIAADSLVRATIDVPIVGAGGLDIVGPGRVYLSNTNTYAGDTTLRGGELDVAFDASLGGGKLRFAGGQLNVLGNGFDMGRDIQVDAAATNRIQLLGSDAAALRLKGNVSGTGRLNIFGRGSVTFEQRNDGFSGGLVVNNNATIVARTTGAFGTGPLAAYDNAEIRFESQASAADLGITVLDGAARTISTVRFVDRSDAGRATIAIENLYGQVLFEDESSAGSARIGSGGFGTVAFGESSNAGNAVIALARGTSTTVSFFDQADARQATIVSAGTVAFRDHAVAGGLAIGNVFAVDTSGMSQPLSIGSLAAGGLLRLGASTLTLGGLGRDDAISSMEGTGTLVKTGAGTLALERASGLFTGQVQVEQGRVRLDDFSAGVFSVGANGTLFGKGRMRGLTNAGTLAPGDGLGVLTVDGDYLQRAGARLQVDVAADGRADLLKVGGRAVLEGGTLDVIKAPGQYAYGTRYTLIDAQGGVSGRFDQLTQNQPFLKLAMTYDAQHAYLDVLRSDTRFQDVCDGFNRCGVATALDAIAAGGRPSADMEAVIEELTTLSEAGAMSGIDRLSGDAHAGFAAALLQRHSSFGQDLSRRALQRDGAGDAGRGGAWIRVSDGSTRMDGDRNAPGVDLDARGTALGADGWIAESVLLGASAQFDKLDADLRAGDQAKAEVAQLTVYAGWRGANAYLNGALGYASWRNRVERSVVAGDIARRAQSRYDGQSYSAYLEGGWTFELGGSRLQPLLSIARTRLDNDGFREGGAQDVDLVGASAKLARTTASAGLRWSADYDLGDWALSPRLEARALRGYGDEYAQTNLEFAGAPGYGFGVRSAALPKQGGLASAGIQLGRGERLSLFLDCAYQRGDGVRSRDLSAGLRYRW, encoded by the coding sequence ATGACGCACTCGCTCCCGATCGAGCCCACCTCTTCCGGCCAGCGCGGCCGCCGGCGCGGCGCGCGCGGTTGGGTTCGCGGCGCGCTCGCCGCCGCGGTGGCCTTGGGTCTGCAACTGCCCGGCGCGGCGCTGGCCGCCGACCCGGTGAACTATTGGGACAACGGCAGCGGCGTGTGGAACGCCGGCAACACCAACTGGACCCGCGAGGACGGCAGCGTCGGCGCGTGGACGCCGGGCGTGGCGGCGTTCCGGGTCGCCGGCGCCAACAACGATATTTCGGTGGAGGGCGCGCAGGTCTTCACCGGCTTGGGGTTCTCCGGCGCCAACAACCTTTACCGCCTGAGCGCCGGCGCCGGCGGCGCGTTGTCGATCGGCGCGGCGCAAGCGACGATCGCGGCGGATTCGCTGGTCAGGGCGACCATCGACGTTCCCATCGTCGGCGCCGGCGGCCTCGACATCGTCGGCCCCGGTCGCGTGTACCTGAGCAACACCAACACCTATGCCGGCGATACCACGCTGCGCGGCGGCGAGTTGGACGTGGCCTTCGACGCCAGCCTGGGAGGCGGCAAGCTGCGCTTCGCCGGCGGCCAGTTGAACGTGCTGGGCAACGGCTTCGACATGGGGCGCGATATCCAAGTCGACGCCGCCGCGACCAACCGCATCCAACTGCTGGGCAGCGATGCGGCCGCTCTGCGGCTCAAGGGCAACGTCTCCGGTACCGGCCGGCTGAACATCTTCGGCCGCGGTTCGGTGACGTTCGAGCAGCGCAACGACGGCTTCAGCGGCGGCCTGGTCGTCAACAACAACGCGACGATCGTCGCCCGGACGACGGGCGCCTTCGGCACCGGCCCGTTGGCGGCTTACGACAATGCCGAGATTCGCTTCGAGTCGCAGGCGAGCGCGGCCGATCTCGGCATCACCGTGCTCGACGGGGCGGCCCGCACGATTTCGACCGTGCGTTTCGTCGACCGTTCCGACGCGGGGCGCGCGACCATCGCGATCGAGAACCTCTACGGACAGGTCTTGTTCGAGGACGAATCCAGCGCCGGCAGCGCGCGCATCGGCAGCGGCGGCTTCGGCACCGTCGCCTTCGGCGAAAGCAGCAACGCCGGCAACGCCGTGATCGCGCTGGCCAGAGGCACCTCCACCACGGTGTCGTTCTTCGACCAGGCCGACGCCAGGCAGGCGACGATCGTCAGCGCCGGCACGGTCGCCTTCCGCGACCACGCGGTGGCCGGCGGCCTCGCCATCGGCAACGTGTTCGCGGTGGACACGTCCGGCATGAGCCAACCGCTGTCGATCGGCTCGCTGGCCGCCGGCGGGCTGCTCCGGCTCGGCGCCTCGACGCTGACCCTGGGCGGGCTCGGGCGCGACGACGCCATCAGCAGCATGGAGGGCACCGGCACGCTGGTGAAGACCGGCGCCGGCACCCTCGCGCTGGAGAGGGCGTCCGGCCTGTTCACCGGTCAGGTGCAGGTCGAGCAGGGCCGCGTGCGCCTGGACGATTTCAGCGCGGGCGTTTTCAGCGTCGGCGCGAACGGCACGCTGTTCGGTAAGGGCCGCATGCGCGGCCTGACCAACGCCGGCACGCTCGCGCCCGGCGACGGGCTCGGCGTGCTGACCGTGGACGGCGATTACCTGCAGCGCGCCGGCGCGCGGCTGCAGGTCGACGTCGCCGCGGACGGCCGCGCCGACCTGCTCAAGGTCGGCGGCCGCGCGGTGCTGGAAGGCGGCACCCTCGACGTGATCAAGGCGCCGGGCCAGTACGCCTACGGCACCCGCTACACCTTGATCGACGCGCAGGGCGGGGTAAGCGGCCGGTTCGACCAACTCACCCAGAACCAGCCCTTCCTCAAGCTCGCCATGACCTACGACGCGCAACACGCCTATCTGGACGTGCTGCGCAGCGACACCCGCTTCCAGGACGTGTGCGACGGCTTCAATCGCTGCGGCGTCGCCACCGCGCTCGACGCCATCGCCGCCGGCGGCCGGCCCAGCGCCGATATGGAAGCGGTGATCGAAGAGCTGACCACGCTGAGCGAGGCCGGCGCGATGAGCGGCATCGATCGCTTGTCCGGCGACGCCCACGCCGGCTTCGCCGCCGCGCTGCTGCAGCGGCACTCCTCGTTCGGCCAGGACCTGAGCCGGCGCGCGCTGCAACGCGACGGCGCCGGCGACGCCGGACGCGGCGGCGCCTGGATCCGCGTGTCCGACGGTTCCACCCGCATGGACGGCGACCGCAACGCGCCGGGCGTGGATCTGGACGCGCGCGGCACCGCGCTGGGCGCGGACGGTTGGATCGCCGAGTCGGTGCTGTTGGGCGCGAGCGCGCAATTCGACAAGCTCGACGCCGATTTGCGCGCGGGCGACCAGGCCAAGGCCGAGGTCGCGCAACTCACGGTGTACGCCGGTTGGCGCGGCGCGAACGCCTATCTCAACGGCGCCTTGGGCTATGCCAGTTGGCGCAACCGGGTCGAGCGCAGCGTGGTGGCGGGCGACATCGCGCGTCGGGCGCAATCGCGCTACGACGGGCAAAGCTACAGCGCTTACCTGGAAGGCGGCTGGACTTTCGAGCTCGGCGGCTCGCGCCTGCAGCCCTTGCTGAGCATCGCCCGCACCCGTCTGGACAACGACGGCTTCCGCGAGGGCGGCGCGCAGGACGTCGATCTGGTCGGCGCTTCGGCGAAGCTGGCGCGCACCACCGCCAGCGCCGGCCTGCGTTGGAGCGCGGATTACGATCTGGGCGACTGGGCGCTGTCGCCGCGCCTGGAAGCGCGGGCGTTGCGCGGCTACGGCGACGAGTATGCGCAAACGAACCTCGAGTTCGCCGGCGCGCCGGGCTACGGCTTCGGCGTGCGCAGCGCGGCGCTGCCGAAGCAGGGCGGCCTGGCCAGCGCCGGTATCCAGCTCGGCCGCGGCGAACGCCTGAGCCTGTTCCTGGACTGCGCCTACCAGCGCGGCGACGGCGTGCGCTCGCGCGATCTCAGCGCCGGCCTGCGCTATCGCTGGTGA
- a CDS encoding MMPL family transporter produces MTPARRLLFALLWLGVLAVAGWAIGAQLQLSGDLRRFMPNARTPAQKLLLEELGEGPGSRLLLLAIEGDAPATLAAQSQSMREALIAQPEFKLVANGASLGLDAVPERLRPYRYLLSPTLDEQRLHTAYLRDQLQNRVQDLGSPAGELIEPLLPSDPTLEMLRLAEAWQPGAMPQTLDGVWFDRAGKQALLAVETRTAGFDPAGQERAIVAIRAAFDKARGAGPARLTISGPGAFSLEIGGRTQREASLIGTIDSLLFVALLWLAYRSWKAPLIGGLPLATAGLAGLGAVAICFEGVHGITVAFGFTLIGVVQDYPIHLYSHQRPGLSPWASARSLWPTLGTGVTSTCIAYLTFFVSGVDGLQQLAVFTIVGLATAALTTRFVLPALIDPAPRDVAQSQRLARVWTALARWPRLGVASVSLLAALALAVVLFVPGPFWQNDLAKLTPVPEAALARDAQLREELGAPDVRYVAAIEARDAEAALQASEGLLKELPQLRQRGALVGFDLAARYLPSARTQLDRQRRLPEPEALRAALAEAVAATPFREDAFADFLREVEAARHAPPLRPRDLAGTALASSIEGLLRERPGHATALVALSGLHDPEAVEAVVRRHGGHLLDLKQASESLVAEYRGRVLMALALAGVLLAAAVWVALRSPRRVLRVLAPMALSTLLILAALRGFGVELNLFHLVSLILAAGLGLDYALFFDHAGDDRAEQLRTLHAVIVCSLTTFMVFALLALSSIPVLRAIGATVALGVVFNFALALLIVREPAAMIDSGEDAASA; encoded by the coding sequence ATGACGCCCGCGCGCCGTCTGCTGTTCGCCCTGCTGTGGCTGGGCGTCCTCGCCGTCGCCGGCTGGGCGATCGGCGCGCAGCTGCAGCTCAGCGGCGACCTGCGCCGGTTCATGCCGAACGCGCGCACGCCGGCGCAGAAGCTGCTGCTGGAAGAACTCGGCGAAGGCCCGGGTTCGCGCCTGCTGCTGCTGGCGATCGAAGGCGACGCGCCGGCCACGCTGGCCGCGCAATCGCAGTCGATGCGCGAAGCGCTGATCGCGCAGCCCGAGTTCAAGCTGGTCGCCAACGGCGCCAGCCTCGGCCTGGACGCGGTGCCCGAACGCCTGCGGCCGTACCGCTATCTGCTGTCGCCGACGCTCGACGAACAGCGCCTGCACACCGCCTACCTGCGCGACCAGCTGCAGAACCGGGTGCAAGACCTCGGCTCGCCCGCGGGCGAGCTGATCGAGCCGCTGCTGCCCAGCGACCCGACCCTGGAAATGCTGCGCCTGGCCGAGGCCTGGCAACCCGGCGCGATGCCGCAGACGCTCGACGGCGTGTGGTTCGACCGCGCCGGCAAGCAAGCGCTGCTGGCGGTGGAAACGCGCACGGCGGGTTTCGACCCGGCCGGGCAAGAGCGCGCCATCGTCGCGATCCGCGCCGCGTTCGATAAGGCGCGCGGCGCCGGTCCGGCCCGGCTCACCATCAGCGGCCCGGGCGCGTTCTCGCTGGAAATCGGCGGGCGCACCCAGCGCGAAGCGAGTTTGATCGGCACCATCGACAGCCTGCTGTTCGTCGCGCTGCTGTGGCTGGCGTACCGCAGTTGGAAAGCGCCGCTGATCGGCGGCCTGCCGCTGGCGACCGCGGGATTGGCCGGCCTGGGCGCGGTCGCGATTTGCTTCGAGGGCGTGCACGGCATCACCGTCGCGTTCGGCTTCACCTTGATCGGCGTGGTCCAGGACTACCCGATCCACCTCTACAGCCATCAGCGTCCGGGCCTGTCGCCGTGGGCGAGCGCGCGCAGCCTGTGGCCGACGCTCGGCACCGGCGTGACCTCGACCTGCATCGCCTACCTGACCTTCTTCGTGTCCGGCGTCGACGGCCTGCAGCAGCTGGCGGTGTTCACCATCGTCGGCCTCGCCACCGCCGCGCTGACCACGCGCTTCGTGCTGCCGGCGCTGATCGATCCGGCGCCGCGCGACGTCGCCCAATCGCAGCGGCTGGCGCGGGTGTGGACCGCGCTGGCGCGCTGGCCGCGCCTGGGCGTGGCCAGCGTGTCGCTGCTGGCGGCGCTGGCCTTGGCCGTGGTCCTGTTCGTGCCCGGGCCGTTCTGGCAGAACGATCTGGCCAAACTCACCCCGGTGCCGGAAGCGGCGCTGGCGCGCGACGCGCAGCTGCGCGAGGAGCTCGGCGCGCCGGACGTGCGTTACGTCGCGGCGATCGAAGCGCGCGACGCCGAGGCCGCGCTGCAAGCCTCCGAAGGCCTGCTCAAGGAATTGCCGCAACTGCGCCAGCGCGGCGCCTTGGTCGGTTTCGATCTGGCCGCTCGCTATCTGCCCAGCGCGCGCACTCAGCTGGATCGCCAGCGTCGCCTGCCCGAACCCGAGGCGCTGCGCGCGGCGCTGGCCGAAGCGGTCGCGGCGACGCCGTTCCGCGAGGACGCCTTCGCCGATTTCCTGCGCGAGGTCGAAGCCGCGCGCCACGCGCCGCCGCTGCGGCCGCGCGATCTGGCCGGCACCGCGCTGGCGAGCAGCATCGAAGGCCTGCTGCGCGAGCGGCCCGGCCACGCCACCGCGCTGGTCGCGTTGTCGGGCTTGCACGATCCCGAAGCGGTCGAGGCGGTGGTGCGCCGCCATGGCGGCCATCTGCTGGATCTGAAACAAGCGTCGGAATCCTTGGTCGCCGAATACCGCGGCCGCGTGCTGATGGCGCTGGCCCTGGCCGGCGTGCTGCTGGCCGCGGCGGTGTGGGTGGCGCTGCGCTCGCCGCGCCGCGTGCTGCGGGTGTTGGCGCCGATGGCGCTGAGCACGCTGCTGATCCTCGCCGCGCTGCGCGGCTTCGGCGTCGAGCTCAACCTGTTCCATCTGGTCTCGCTGATCCTCGCCGCCGGCTTGGGCCTGGACTACGCGCTGTTCTTCGACCACGCCGGCGACGACCGCGCCGAACAGCTGCGCACCTTGCACGCGGTGATCGTTTGCAGCCTCACCACGTTCATGGTGTTCGCGCTGCTGGCGCTGTCGTCGATCCCGGTGCTGCGCGCGATCGGCGCGACGGTCGCGCTCGGCGTGGTGTTCAACTTCGCGCTCGCGCTGCTGATCGTGCGCGAGCCGGCGGCGATGATCGATTCCGGCGAGGACGCCGCGTCGGCCTGA
- a CDS encoding LolA-related protein codes for MTLPTFRPQRLCTTLALLLAATSPLAAPAEQAAASAAAAVPAAAAADAGAQPADPAWILPRLAQPVPARTDFVEVRGSALLKAPLRVSGEYRRPDADTLVREVRDPYAETTTIRTGAKPGQGEVSIARAGKPPRRFSLSRAPELVALQASFGALLGGDRAELERHYALAAQGTRRQWSVTMTPKDAQVAARVREIALFGRDEELRCIETRPARGSDQQRTLLGSAARAAAGVSDASQLAALCRSHGPAR; via the coding sequence ATGACGCTTCCTACGTTCCGCCCGCAACGGCTCTGCACGACCCTCGCGCTGCTGCTGGCGGCGACGTCGCCGCTCGCCGCGCCGGCTGAGCAGGCCGCCGCGAGCGCGGCCGCCGCCGTGCCCGCAGCGGCCGCCGCCGACGCCGGCGCGCAGCCCGCCGACCCGGCCTGGATCCTGCCGCGCCTGGCCCAGCCGGTGCCGGCGCGCACCGACTTCGTCGAAGTGCGCGGCTCGGCCTTGCTCAAGGCGCCGCTGCGCGTGTCCGGCGAATACCGCCGTCCCGACGCCGACACCCTGGTGCGCGAGGTGCGCGATCCGTACGCGGAAACCACCACCATCCGCACCGGCGCCAAGCCGGGCCAGGGCGAGGTCAGCATCGCCCGCGCCGGCAAGCCGCCGCGGCGCTTCTCGCTGTCGCGCGCGCCGGAACTGGTGGCGCTGCAGGCCAGCTTCGGCGCCCTGCTCGGCGGCGACCGCGCCGAACTCGAGCGCCACTACGCGCTGGCCGCGCAAGGCACGCGCCGGCAGTGGAGCGTGACGATGACGCCGAAGGACGCCCAGGTCGCCGCGCGCGTGCGCGAGATCGCGCTGTTCGGCCGCGACGAGGAACTGCGCTGCATCGAAACCCGCCCCGCGCGCGGCAGCGACCAGCAACGCACCTTGCTCGGCAGCGCCGCGCGCGCCGCCGCCGGCGTCAGCGACGCCAGCCAACTGGCCGCGCTGTGCCGCAGCCACGGCCCGGCGCGCTGA
- a CDS encoding acyltransferase, giving the protein MNAGHWKNRPEGAGPLAYRIIFLIANHGGRALARLALYPIVAFYLLARGPERRASRAYLRRALGREAGWRDVARHIHTFAATILDRVFMLSQGMDRFEVEVRGLDALEAHLDRGQGLMLFGSHLGSFEALRVLARRRPQTRVKVVLDRGHNAALMRLLDALDPQIAANVIDAGQDGPSIALQIKHATDHGDIVAMLVDRAGPGEPSIAANFFGAGARFPTSPWLIAAALKLPVALAFGLYRGGARYEMVFEPFADALSIERRERPAQLAALAQRYAERLQHHARSAPYNWFNFYDFWHADDASYVPPATALHDPRAAAGGDVAARRAG; this is encoded by the coding sequence ATGAACGCCGGGCATTGGAAAAACCGCCCCGAAGGCGCGGGGCCGCTGGCCTACCGCATCATTTTCCTGATCGCCAACCACGGCGGTCGCGCGCTGGCGCGGCTGGCGCTGTACCCCATCGTCGCCTTCTACCTGCTCGCGCGCGGCCCCGAGCGCCGCGCCTCGCGCGCCTACCTGCGCCGCGCGCTCGGGCGCGAGGCGGGGTGGCGGGACGTGGCCCGCCACATCCACACCTTCGCCGCGACCATCCTCGACCGGGTGTTCATGCTCAGCCAAGGCATGGATCGCTTCGAAGTCGAGGTGCGCGGCCTGGACGCGCTGGAAGCCCATCTCGATCGCGGCCAGGGGCTGATGCTGTTCGGCTCGCACCTGGGCAGCTTCGAAGCGCTGCGGGTGCTGGCGCGCCGGCGGCCGCAGACGCGGGTCAAGGTCGTGCTCGACCGCGGCCACAACGCCGCGCTGATGCGCTTGCTCGATGCGCTGGACCCGCAGATCGCCGCCAACGTCATCGACGCCGGCCAGGACGGTCCCAGCATCGCCCTGCAGATCAAGCACGCCACCGACCACGGCGACATCGTGGCGATGCTGGTCGACCGCGCCGGTCCGGGCGAGCCCTCGATCGCGGCGAATTTCTTCGGTGCCGGCGCGCGCTTTCCGACTTCGCCGTGGCTGATCGCCGCCGCGCTCAAGCTGCCGGTGGCGCTGGCGTTCGGCCTGTACCGCGGCGGCGCGCGCTACGAAATGGTGTTCGAGCCGTTCGCCGACGCGCTCAGCATCGAACGGCGCGAGCGCCCGGCGCAGCTGGCCGCGCTCGCCCAACGCTACGCCGAGCGCTTGCAGCACCACGCTCGCAGCGCGCCGTACAACTGGTTCAACTTCTACGATTTCTGGCATGCCGATGACGCTTCCTACGTTCCGCCCGCAACGGCTCTGCACGACCCTCGCGCTGCTGCTGGCGGCGACGTCGCCGCTCGCCGCGCCGGCTGA
- a CDS encoding polyketide synthase dehydratase domain-containing protein: protein MNFVVPADHPCLPGHFPGRPLVPGVVLLERVLEAVQAQHGESSGLRLPQVKFLQPLLPGEAAQVELEPLAPSRWRFRVRRGEDLLASGEIVADGASTHTPQRKDANA from the coding sequence ATGAATTTCGTCGTCCCCGCCGATCATCCCTGCCTGCCGGGCCATTTCCCCGGCCGGCCGCTGGTGCCCGGCGTGGTGCTGCTGGAGCGGGTCCTCGAAGCCGTGCAGGCGCAGCACGGCGAGTCGAGCGGCCTGCGCCTGCCGCAGGTCAAATTCCTGCAGCCGCTGCTGCCCGGCGAAGCCGCGCAGGTCGAGCTCGAACCGCTCGCCCCGTCGCGCTGGCGCTTCCGCGTGCGCCGCGGCGAGGATCTTTTGGCCAGCGGCGAGATCGTCGCCGACGGCGCGAGCACCCACACCCCGCAACGCAAGGACGCGAACGCATGA
- a CDS encoding ketosynthase, producing the protein MNDFASSASGPARALLAIAYPLLAHWASHDGGGLPAALALADLAAFVAVDGLLALRPAPWAIFAALLAALAALARTPYAQMLLLTPPVLFNGWLAWWFARSLRAPREGLITRIVAALYGRAPRELAPELYRYTRGLTALWAAVLAFLTLANGALALIAVPDGLLARLGYAPSPSITQEQWSWFANIINYGVLGAMFAGEYAVRCRRFHDRPETGFFDFLRRMARLGPRFWKELFSS; encoded by the coding sequence GTGAACGATTTCGCCTCCAGCGCCAGCGGCCCGGCGCGCGCGCTGTTGGCCATCGCCTATCCGCTGCTCGCGCACTGGGCCAGCCACGACGGCGGCGGCCTGCCGGCGGCGCTGGCGCTGGCCGATCTGGCCGCCTTCGTCGCCGTCGACGGCCTGCTGGCGCTGCGGCCGGCGCCGTGGGCGATCTTCGCCGCGCTGCTGGCCGCGCTCGCCGCGCTGGCGCGCACCCCGTATGCGCAGATGCTGCTGCTGACGCCGCCGGTGCTGTTCAACGGTTGGCTGGCGTGGTGGTTCGCGCGCAGCCTGCGCGCGCCGCGCGAGGGGCTGATCACCCGCATCGTCGCCGCCTTGTACGGCCGCGCGCCGCGCGAGCTGGCGCCGGAGCTGTATCGCTACACCCGCGGGCTGACCGCGCTGTGGGCGGCAGTGCTGGCGTTTTTGACCCTGGCCAACGGCGCCTTGGCGCTGATCGCCGTGCCCGACGGCTTGCTGGCGCGATTGGGCTACGCGCCGTCGCCGTCGATCACCCAGGAACAATGGTCGTGGTTCGCCAACATCATCAATTACGGCGTGCTCGGCGCGATGTTCGCCGGCGAGTATGCGGTGCGTTGCCGCCGCTTCCACGACCGTCCGGAAACCGGGTTCTTCGATTTCCTGCGGCGCATGGCCCGGCTCGGGCCGCGCTTTTGGAAAGAGTTGTTCTCGTCCTGA
- a CDS encoding phosphopantetheine-binding protein, whose protein sequence is MSEQSPAERELAQLLVESLNLEDVAPDQIDPDAALFNDGLGLDSIDALELALAITKRYGFQLRSDNDENRRIFASLRALSSHIEQHRAA, encoded by the coding sequence ATGTCTGAACAAAGCCCTGCCGAACGCGAACTGGCGCAGCTGCTGGTCGAGAGCCTGAACCTGGAAGACGTGGCCCCGGACCAGATCGACCCGGACGCGGCGCTGTTCAACGACGGCCTGGGCCTGGATTCGATCGACGCGCTGGAACTGGCACTGGCGATCACCAAGCGCTACGGCTTCCAGCTGCGTTCGGACAACGACGAAAACCGCCGCATCTTCGCCTCGCTGCGCGCGCTGTCGAGCCATATCGAGCAGCACCGCGCCGCCTGA
- a CDS encoding pteridine-dependent deoxygenase produces the protein MSAAPAMVGGPHLDVDYLDADPAQLLAQDDTLAVFGFGQDAPHHDDPRYLRVALEPYGDRRLERWRGVGPVSSGRDGDLAWSEDGALQFGVIELDEPEPLPGEPANGEIRRAADYLYRKLLAFTAQRGYPHLLRIWNYLDGITLGHGDEERYRVFCVGRADGLGEFPTARLPAATAIGRVDGARRLQVYWLASRTPGAPLENPRQVSAYRYPRRYGPQSPSFARAMLPPLPAQMPLLLSGTAAVVGHESRHADSVLAQLEETLANFDSLLGAARQQRPGLPTAFGPGSRLKVYVRDLPDLPIVAAELDRRYGDRVPRVLLHAAVCRHELLVEIDGVHG, from the coding sequence ATGAGCGCCGCGCCCGCGATGGTCGGCGGTCCGCACCTGGACGTCGATTACCTCGACGCCGATCCGGCGCAGCTGCTGGCCCAGGACGACACCCTGGCCGTGTTCGGCTTCGGCCAGGACGCGCCGCACCACGACGACCCGCGCTACCTGCGCGTGGCCCTGGAGCCCTACGGCGACCGCCGCCTGGAGCGCTGGCGCGGGGTCGGTCCGGTCAGCAGCGGCCGCGACGGCGATCTGGCCTGGTCGGAAGACGGCGCGCTGCAGTTCGGCGTGATCGAACTCGACGAACCCGAGCCGCTGCCCGGCGAGCCGGCCAACGGCGAAATCCGCCGCGCCGCCGATTACCTCTACCGCAAGCTGCTGGCGTTCACCGCGCAACGCGGCTATCCGCATCTGCTGCGGATCTGGAACTACCTCGACGGCATCACCCTCGGCCACGGCGACGAAGAGCGCTACCGCGTGTTCTGCGTCGGCCGCGCCGACGGCCTGGGCGAGTTCCCGACCGCGCGACTGCCCGCGGCCACCGCGATCGGCCGCGTCGACGGGGCGCGCCGCCTGCAGGTGTATTGGCTGGCCTCACGCACGCCCGGCGCGCCGCTGGAGAATCCGCGTCAGGTCAGCGCGTACCGCTATCCGCGCCGCTACGGCCCGCAATCGCCGAGCTTCGCCCGCGCGATGCTGCCGCCGCTGCCGGCGCAGATGCCGCTGCTGCTGTCGGGCACCGCGGCCGTGGTCGGCCACGAATCGCGCCACGCCGATTCGGTGCTGGCCCAACTCGAGGAAACCCTGGCCAATTTCGACAGCCTGCTCGGCGCCGCGCGCCAACAGCGCCCCGGCCTGCCGACCGCGTTCGGCCCCGGCTCGCGCCTGAAGGTGTACGTGCGCGACCTGCCCGACCTGCCGATCGTCGCCGCCGAACTCGACCGCCGCTACGGCGACCGCGTGCCGCGCGTGCTGCTGCATGCGGCGGTGTGCCGGCATGAGTTGCTGGTGGAGATCGATGGGGTGCATGGGTGA